In the genome of Populus alba chromosome 11, ASM523922v2, whole genome shotgun sequence, one region contains:
- the LOC118047587 gene encoding polyadenylate-binding protein RBP45C — protein MMQQPGVAGVGVPQPDQQQQYQQQQQQWMMQQQQQSQPVPPPAGWNPPPVPPPTQYGAAAGSGGDGDEIKSLWIGDLQQWMDENYLLSIFSATGEIVQAKVIRNKQTGYPEGYGFIEFVSRAAAERILQTYNGTPMPNSEQAFRLNWATLGAGERRQDDGPDFTVFVGDLAADVNDYLLQETFRNVYPSVKGAKVVTDRVTGRSKGYGFIRFADENEQRRAMVEMNGQYCSTRPMRIGPAATKKPLTQQYQKATYQNPQGNQGENDPNNTTIFVGALDPSVTDDTLRAVFSKYGELVHVKIPAGKRCGFVQFANRTSAEQALSMLNGTQIAGQNIRLSWGRSPSNKQVQPDQSQWNGGGYYGYPQGYDAYGYAAAAAAAPQDPNMYYGGYPGYGNYQQPGTYQQQQQ, from the exons ATGATGCAACAGCCTGGAGTCGCCGGAGTGGGGGTCCCACAACCagatcaacaacaacaataccaacaacaacagcagcaatgGATGATGCAGCAACAGCAACAATCGCAACCGGTGCCTCCTCCTGCTGGCTGGAATCCGCCGCCTGTTCCTCCTCCGACCCAGTACGGTGCAGCCGCCGGAAGTGGAGGAGATGGAGACGAGATTAAGTCGTTGTGGATCGGGGATTTGCAGCAGTGGATGGATGAGAATTATCTTCTTAGCATTTTCTCTGCCACTGGAGAG ATTGTTCAAGCTAAGGTTATTCGTAATAAGCAAACGGGTTATCCCGAGGGTTATGGTTTTATTGAGTTTGTAAGTCGTGCTGCAGCAGAGAGAATTTTGCAGACATACAATGGCACACCAATGCCAAATAGTGAGCAGGCTTTCCGGCTGAACTGGGCTACCCTTGGTGCTGGTGAGAGGCGGCAAGATGATGGGCCTGATTTTACAGTTTTTGTTGGAGATTTGGCTGCTGATGTCAACGATTACCTTCTACAAGAAACATTTAGAAATGTGTACCCATCTGTGAAAGGTGCAAAAGTTGTTACTGATAGGGTCACTGGACGTTCCAAGGGATATGGATTTATTAGGTTTGCTGATGAAAATGAACAAAGGCGTGCCATGGTTGAGATGAATGGACAATACTGCTCTACCAGGCCCATGCGGATTGGACCAGCTGCCACGAAGAAACCCTTGACCCAGCAGTATCAGAAAG CTACTTACCAGAATCCTCAAGGAAATCAGGGAGAGAATGATCCAAATAACACAACA ATATTTGTTGGGGCCTTGGATCCAAGTGTGACTGATGACACTTTGAGAGCAGTGTTTAGTAAATATGGTGAGCTAGTGCACGTGAAAATACCTGCAGGCAAGCGTTGTGGATTCGTTCAGTTTGCTAATCG AACTAGCGCGGAGCAAGCACTATCAATGTTGAATGGAACCCAGATAGCTGGTCAAAATATCCGCCTGTCATGGGGCCGTAGTCCTTCCAACAAACAG GTTCAGCCAGATCAAAGCCAGTGGAATGGTGGTGGATATTATGGATATCCACAAGGATATGATGCATATGGatatgctgctgctgctgctgctgctccccAAGACCCGAACATGTATTATGGAGGCTATCCTGGATATGGAAACTACCAGCAACCGGGAACTTACCAACAGCAACAGCAG TGA
- the LOC118047586 gene encoding zinc finger AN1 domain-containing stress-associated protein 12: MGGGTEAFPDLGRHCQHSECKQLDFLPFNCNGCRKVFCLEHRSYKSHECPKSDDKSRRVVVCEICSVSIETTGCNEDAERVVLLKHEKSGDCDPRKKKKKKPTCAVKRCKEILTFSNTCTCKTCQLKVCLKHRFPADHACKKYHPLQYM; the protein is encoded by the exons atgGGAGGAGGAACAGAGGCTTTTCCAGATTTGGGAAGACACTGCCAACATTCTGAATGCAAGCAGCTCGATTTTCTGCCTTTCAACTGCAATGGCTGTCGAAAG GTGTTTTGTTTAGAGCATAGATCCTACAAGTCTCATGAGTGTCCGAAATCAGACGACAAGAGTCGGAGAGTAGTTGTTTGTGAAATATGTTCGGTGTCTATTGAGACTACTGGATGCAACGAGGATGCTGAGAGAGTGGTGTTGCTGAAACATGAGAAATCTGGAGACTGCGAcccaaggaagaagaagaagaagaagccaacTTGCGCTGTTAAGCGCTGCAAGGAGATATTAACCTTCTCTAACACATGCACCTGCAAAACTTGCCAGTTAAAGGTGTGCTTAAAGCATCGGTTTCCAGCTGACCATGCGTGTAAGAAGTATCATCCTCTGCAGTACATGTGA